The following coding sequences lie in one Fimbriiglobus ruber genomic window:
- a CDS encoding TIR domain-containing protein yields MAKNPQFKPRPIASDATEELPPGVKLLRTLEGHKGVVNGVAFDPRGGLLASSGNDSTVRTWDVESGELLRTLKGQKNNARSVAFDPRGAVLASGGDKTVRLWDVESGMLLSTLEGHTGNFWSVAFDPRGGALASGGNETVRLWDLESGELRTLEAHREYVYSVAFDPRGGVLASGGYDKKVRLWYTDGGKLLHTLGHTHAVFSVAFDPRGSVLASGGDDKTVRLWDPESGKLMRTLEGHTHAVSALAFCQKAALLASKSFDGTVRLWSRQSWECIAIIPVPQQQFINVAALCFHPDRPILATDASASTLEDKHNSRLIRFWELDFDILLGHGAGRTSTESTSGVANPRYQTVHNTTAKIVLVGDSGVGKTGLGWRLAHGEYREHDSTHGQQFWVLGQLAQTRKDGTQCEAVLWDLAGQPDYRLIHALSIQDADLALILFDPTNTRDPLGSAEYWLRQLPPECPKILVAARVDRGHPVLTREELDQFCRRQGIAGGWVATSAASGLGLDDLLDRMKRAIPWDDKPAVSTDAVFKRIKDFVLALKENRTRKQIIFSTAELREELTSNRPDQSARRLPAGTLESLTDAQLLTAVRHLSSQGFVRLLMLSTGDERILLVPELLNNLASSIVLEARRNSRGLGAVEESRLLDNSYRFRELEVLSESDRALLLDGTITAFLANRLSYRCFREAWGDMRLLVFPDLMNLKKPERDDLVTEDGPLYVLTGSTENTFASLVVLLGYTNLFLRTDQAQDVAWFTTDHNDLCGVRQVRDDTERTLVLLFSPTLGAQVRAVFEGLVEQVLSRRSVNVRRLRPVRCSRCGTPVDRVVMIRRMKLGKVNVFCEECGNSVAYPPDEPLSVRPADRRAITHEGAVAERRTRFEEVIYELLRLAQAEERPVPTCFVSYARENAEYERWVERRLASDLEKAGIPVVLERGDNAHLGASGSRFVGRVEQADRVLIVGTPAYRRKYENQVPNTEAVVAAEADLISARLLGTEAEKASVTLLLLAGEPKESLPPALQTDVYFDFRNDDRYFDTALDLLLALYRIDPRHPAAIHWKQRLAKDEFSRRGPDGETEDDDQSPVESRMRLALQQVGRQSLDAAFAIQKSVVVEQDGRLVRLHADGTTTPYDPQSDGTPGPQP; encoded by the coding sequence ATGGCGAAAAATCCACAGTTCAAACCACGACCGATAGCCAGCGACGCGACGGAGGAACTGCCACCGGGCGTGAAGCTCCTGCGCACCCTCGAAGGGCACAAGGGCGTGGTTAATGGCGTGGCGTTCGACCCGCGGGGCGGATTATTGGCCAGCAGCGGAAATGACAGCACGGTAAGGACATGGGACGTGGAGAGCGGCGAGCTGTTACGTACCCTCAAAGGGCAGAAGAACAATGCCCGCAGTGTGGCGTTCGACCCGCGTGGCGCGGTGTTGGCCAGTGGGGGGGACAAGACGGTGCGGTTGTGGGACGTGGAGAGCGGAATGCTGCTCAGCACTCTCGAAGGGCACACGGGCAATTTCTGGAGCGTGGCGTTCGACCCGCGAGGCGGGGCATTGGCCAGTGGGGGAAATGAGACGGTAAGGTTGTGGGATCTAGAGAGCGGTGAGCTGCGTACCCTCGAAGCGCACAGGGAATATGTATACAGCGTGGCATTCGACCCACGGGGTGGTGTGTTGGCCAGCGGTGGGTATGACAAGAAAGTCCGGCTATGGTACACAGATGGTGGCAAGCTGCTCCACACTCTCGGGCACACGCACGCTGTCTTCAGCGTGGCGTTCGACCCGCGGGGCAGCGTATTGGCTAGCGGAGGAGATGACAAGACGGTGCGATTGTGGGACCCGGAGAGCGGCAAGCTGATGCGTACTCTCGAAGGGCACACGCACGCAGTGTCGGCGCTTGCGTTCTGCCAGAAGGCCGCATTGCTCGCCTCCAAGAGTTTTGACGGAACAGTCCGGCTCTGGAGTCGCCAATCGTGGGAGTGTATCGCAATTATTCCAGTGCCGCAGCAGCAATTTATTAACGTAGCAGCCCTGTGCTTTCATCCGGACCGCCCCATACTGGCGACGGACGCTTCGGCATCGACATTAGAAGACAAACACAACAGCCGTCTCATTCGCTTCTGGGAATTGGATTTCGACATACTTTTGGGTCACGGCGCGGGCCGCACATCCACCGAGTCGACAAGTGGAGTAGCCAACCCGAGATACCAAACTGTCCACAACACCACCGCGAAAATCGTACTCGTCGGCGATTCCGGGGTCGGAAAGACGGGGCTCGGCTGGCGGCTGGCGCATGGCGAGTACCGCGAACACGATTCGACCCACGGGCAACAATTCTGGGTACTCGGTCAACTCGCCCAGACACGCAAAGATGGCACACAGTGTGAAGCCGTGCTGTGGGATCTCGCCGGTCAGCCCGACTATCGGCTGATTCACGCACTCTCGATCCAGGACGCGGACCTGGCTCTAATACTGTTCGACCCGACCAATACCCGCGACCCGCTAGGCAGTGCCGAGTATTGGCTTCGTCAACTCCCTCCCGAGTGCCCGAAGATCCTGGTCGCGGCCCGTGTGGATCGCGGGCACCCCGTACTCACCCGCGAGGAACTCGACCAGTTCTGCCGTCGGCAAGGCATCGCCGGGGGCTGGGTGGCTACGAGCGCCGCCTCGGGGCTTGGGCTGGACGATCTGCTGGATCGCATGAAGCGGGCAATCCCCTGGGATGACAAGCCGGCCGTTTCGACCGACGCCGTCTTCAAGCGTATCAAAGACTTCGTACTGGCCTTGAAAGAGAACCGCACCCGGAAGCAGATCATCTTCTCGACCGCAGAACTTCGGGAGGAATTGACGAGCAACCGTCCGGATCAGAGCGCGCGGCGATTGCCTGCGGGGACTCTGGAATCGTTGACCGACGCCCAGTTATTGACCGCCGTCCGGCACTTGAGCAGCCAGGGTTTCGTGCGGCTGCTGATGCTCTCGACCGGCGACGAGCGCATTCTGCTTGTCCCCGAACTCCTGAACAACCTGGCGTCTTCGATCGTACTCGAAGCCCGACGGAACTCGCGCGGGCTGGGCGCGGTCGAGGAGTCCCGCCTGCTCGACAACAGTTACCGCTTTCGGGAGCTAGAGGTACTCTCCGAGTCCGACCGGGCTCTGCTGCTCGACGGCACGATCACGGCGTTCCTCGCCAACCGGCTGAGCTACCGCTGCTTCCGCGAGGCGTGGGGCGACATGCGGCTACTGGTCTTCCCCGACCTGATGAACCTGAAGAAGCCGGAGCGGGACGACCTCGTGACAGAGGACGGACCCTTGTACGTCCTCACCGGCTCGACGGAGAACACCTTCGCCTCGCTGGTCGTACTCCTGGGCTACACGAACCTGTTCCTCCGCACCGATCAGGCTCAGGACGTGGCATGGTTCACGACCGATCATAACGACCTGTGCGGGGTGCGGCAGGTCCGCGACGACACCGAGCGCACACTGGTCCTGCTGTTCAGCCCCACGCTCGGCGCCCAGGTTCGGGCGGTGTTCGAGGGGTTGGTCGAGCAGGTTTTGAGTCGCCGGAGTGTGAACGTGCGGCGACTGCGCCCGGTCCGGTGTTCGCGGTGCGGGACGCCGGTAGACCGGGTGGTGATGATTCGGCGGATGAAGTTGGGGAAGGTAAATGTGTTCTGCGAGGAGTGCGGTAATAGCGTCGCGTACCCGCCGGACGAGCCCCTCAGCGTGCGGCCGGCGGACCGCCGGGCGATCACCCACGAGGGCGCCGTCGCCGAACGGCGGACGCGGTTCGAGGAAGTGATCTACGAGCTATTGCGGCTCGCCCAAGCTGAGGAGCGGCCAGTACCCACATGCTTCGTCAGCTACGCACGGGAGAACGCCGAATACGAGCGGTGGGTCGAACGCCGGTTGGCGTCCGACCTGGAAAAGGCCGGCATTCCCGTCGTGCTTGAACGCGGGGACAACGCCCACCTCGGGGCCAGCGGCTCGCGCTTCGTGGGTCGCGTCGAGCAAGCGGACCGGGTGCTAATCGTCGGCACGCCAGCTTATCGGCGGAAGTACGAGAACCAAGTCCCGAACACGGAGGCCGTCGTTGCTGCGGAAGCGGATCTGATCTCGGCCCGGCTGTTGGGGACCGAGGCCGAAAAGGCATCCGTCACCCTTCTACTGCTGGCCGGCGAGCCGAAGGAGTCGCTGCCACCCGCTTTGCAAACCGACGTATATTTCGACTTCCGCAACGACGATCGCTACTTCGACACCGCGTTGGACCTGCTACTAGCCCTCTACCGCATCGACCCGCGCCACCCGGCAGCGATTCACTGGAAACAGCGTTTG
- a CDS encoding formylmethanofuran dehydrogenase subunit C, giving the protein MLTLTLRQSSPIPLELEGVTPDRVRGLSPLEISKLPVYHGNHREEVGQFFAVTGSADDGHLHIAGETDTIKHVGAGMTAGTITVEGNVGMHAGAGMTGGRLAVAGDAGDWLGAEMAGGAIEVAGRAGNQVGAAYRGSRRGMRGGSIVVRGAAGHEVGLLMRRGIIVVEGAIGEFAAASMIAGTLVAAGGVGRGAGAGMKRGTILVGGPPPELAPGMQWSCDYRPAFLGLLLSHLRTLDVRATDRFVARDVRCYRGDLVNGGTGELLVLCG; this is encoded by the coding sequence ATGCTGACGCTGACTCTCCGCCAATCGTCCCCGATCCCGCTCGAACTCGAAGGCGTGACGCCGGACCGGGTTCGTGGATTGAGCCCACTAGAAATCTCAAAGTTGCCCGTCTACCACGGCAACCACCGCGAGGAAGTCGGCCAGTTTTTCGCCGTGACCGGCTCCGCGGACGACGGCCATCTTCACATTGCGGGCGAGACCGACACGATCAAGCACGTCGGCGCGGGCATGACCGCGGGGACGATCACGGTCGAGGGCAACGTCGGCATGCACGCCGGGGCGGGGATGACCGGCGGGCGGCTCGCCGTCGCGGGCGATGCCGGGGACTGGCTCGGTGCCGAGATGGCGGGTGGGGCGATCGAGGTGGCCGGCCGCGCGGGAAACCAGGTCGGGGCGGCGTACCGCGGGAGCCGGCGGGGAATGCGGGGCGGGTCGATCGTGGTTCGCGGGGCTGCGGGCCACGAGGTCGGCTTGTTGATGCGCCGCGGCATCATCGTCGTCGAGGGGGCGATCGGTGAGTTTGCAGCCGCCTCGATGATCGCGGGGACGCTCGTGGCTGCCGGCGGGGTCGGCCGCGGGGCCGGAGCGGGGATGAAGCGCGGGACGATCCTGGTCGGCGGTCCGCCGCCGGAACTGGCGCCCGGGATGCAATGGAGTTGCGACTACCGCCCCGCGTTTCTCGGCCTCCTATTGTCACACCTTCGGACCCTGGACGTGCGAGCCACCGATCGATTTGTCGCCCGGGACGTTCGCTGCTACCGCGGCGATCTCGTCAACGGCGGGACGGGCGAACTCCTGGTTCTGTGCGGATAA
- a CDS encoding caspase family protein encodes MADRWALVVAVDKYLDPALNGVTYAEASARAVADALAGAGWPKANQILLFGQQATKTVLESRLGKLKKAVRRGDDLLVFVTGKGFSRGGAGYLACWDTQADDLTDTAAAVADLFAALNATKAARVTVLLDVGETPLPSNPVPADTLPQLDVDQLHALFDDSARAVCLMACAPDEESYAPAALKKSAWAHLVADALSGRTAKAADAGGRVTARSLHDFVGDELPRTLRKHFGASAVQTPQLYGACPADAILADVSGRVGGAENGFLLDPARLSRVVFRSESSGRVKDLTGFRKSFQMPTSATPSARKFIARLAAEDVKADLDEVFAAVREQVGYKRKDLDVSTGGDGAGTLRTPDFEYTVSAGLDPADPARVTWTREVGQFADPGFVRGPGFEAVFGKLFDQLVFEFAVPVDVSGLVDRLEDRLPKGVKIHVASDGTTCDVALAGFAGRVTVGKDTLTVRGRGADSAGLLDQFLAFLQTVGPLGEPAALPPRKKA; translated from the coding sequence GTGGCCGATCGCTGGGCTCTCGTCGTAGCCGTCGATAAATACCTCGACCCCGCACTGAACGGCGTGACCTATGCCGAGGCGAGCGCGCGGGCCGTGGCAGACGCGCTCGCCGGCGCGGGGTGGCCCAAGGCCAATCAAATCCTTCTCTTCGGCCAGCAAGCTACCAAGACCGTTCTGGAATCCCGGCTAGGAAAGCTCAAGAAGGCGGTCCGCCGCGGCGACGACCTGCTGGTTTTCGTCACAGGGAAAGGATTCTCGCGGGGCGGAGCCGGGTACCTCGCTTGCTGGGACACCCAGGCGGACGACCTGACCGACACCGCCGCGGCCGTGGCGGACTTGTTCGCTGCCCTGAACGCGACCAAGGCCGCCCGGGTCACCGTGTTGCTCGACGTGGGCGAAACCCCGCTGCCGTCGAACCCGGTCCCCGCCGACACCTTGCCCCAACTCGACGTCGACCAACTTCACGCCCTTTTCGATGACTCGGCTCGGGCGGTCTGCCTCATGGCGTGTGCGCCAGACGAAGAGTCTTATGCCCCGGCCGCGCTCAAGAAAAGCGCGTGGGCTCATCTCGTCGCCGACGCGCTCTCCGGTCGCACGGCGAAGGCAGCCGACGCCGGCGGCCGTGTTACCGCCCGCTCCCTACACGATTTCGTCGGCGACGAGTTGCCGCGGACGTTGCGCAAGCACTTCGGTGCGTCAGCCGTCCAGACGCCGCAGCTTTACGGCGCGTGCCCCGCGGACGCGATTCTGGCGGACGTGTCGGGCCGGGTTGGGGGGGCGGAGAACGGCTTCCTGCTCGACCCGGCCCGCCTGAGCCGCGTGGTGTTTCGGTCCGAAAGCTCGGGGCGGGTCAAGGATCTCACCGGGTTCCGCAAATCGTTCCAGATGCCGACGAGTGCGACGCCGTCGGCCCGGAAGTTCATTGCCCGACTCGCCGCCGAGGACGTGAAAGCCGACCTGGACGAAGTCTTCGCTGCGGTCCGTGAACAGGTGGGTTACAAGCGCAAAGACCTGGACGTTTCCACCGGCGGTGATGGAGCCGGAACGCTGCGAACGCCCGATTTTGAATACACCGTATCCGCCGGCCTCGACCCGGCCGACCCGGCGCGGGTGACGTGGACCCGGGAGGTCGGCCAGTTCGCCGACCCGGGGTTCGTTCGCGGCCCGGGCTTCGAAGCCGTGTTCGGCAAGCTGTTCGACCAACTCGTCTTCGAGTTCGCGGTCCCGGTCGACGTGTCCGGCCTGGTCGACCGGCTCGAAGACCGCTTGCCCAAAGGTGTGAAGATTCACGTCGCCAGCGACGGCACGACCTGCGATGTGGCGCTCGCGGGATTCGCCGGGCGGGTGACTGTGGGCAAGGACACATTGACTGTCCGCGGCCGCGGGGCCGACTCGGCCGGGTTGCTCGACCAGTTCCTGGCGTTCTTGCAGACGGTCGGGCCGCTCGGCGAACCGGCTGCGTTGCCGCCGCGGAAAAAAGCTTGA
- a CDS encoding 3-keto-disaccharide hydrolase, producing the protein MFRVALSALLGAGLIALATPTVAQETKPKEKPKALPRIAVDDPAKLKDDADFATQGEYEGELTIDGKSEKVGAQVVALGDGKFSLKGYHGGLPGAGWNDTKPNTHPAARDGDKVVISNEKGEPMGDIKGGVITVSTDKIKGSLKKVERKSPTLGAKPPEGAVVLFGEPGDEKNWQGGKLIELSDGKFLNFGIRSKQSFGSFKAHVEFRLPWMPNSRGQGRGNSGFYLQDRYEVQVLDSFGLKGENNECGGVYTQYAPTVNMCFPPLEWQTYDIDFTAAAFDADGKKTAPARLTLVHNGVKVHDNVELKGPTGGGQPEKATPGPIQLQNHGDPLAYRNIWVVEKK; encoded by the coding sequence ATGTTCCGCGTTGCCCTCTCCGCCCTGCTCGGCGCGGGGTTGATCGCCCTGGCTACCCCGACGGTCGCCCAGGAAACGAAGCCGAAAGAAAAGCCGAAGGCCCTGCCCCGAATCGCCGTCGACGACCCCGCGAAACTGAAGGACGACGCGGACTTCGCCACGCAAGGCGAGTACGAAGGGGAACTGACGATCGACGGCAAGTCCGAGAAGGTCGGCGCGCAAGTGGTCGCGCTGGGCGACGGCAAATTCTCGCTCAAGGGCTACCACGGCGGCCTGCCCGGCGCGGGCTGGAACGACACGAAGCCGAACACCCACCCGGCCGCCCGGGACGGCGACAAGGTGGTAATCTCGAACGAGAAGGGCGAGCCGATGGGGGACATCAAGGGCGGCGTCATCACCGTCTCCACCGACAAAATCAAGGGCTCGCTCAAGAAGGTCGAGCGGAAGTCGCCGACTCTCGGGGCCAAGCCGCCGGAGGGCGCGGTCGTGCTGTTCGGCGAGCCGGGCGACGAGAAGAACTGGCAAGGCGGCAAGCTGATCGAACTGTCCGACGGCAAGTTCCTGAACTTCGGCATCCGGAGCAAGCAATCGTTCGGGAGCTTCAAGGCCCACGTCGAGTTCCGCCTGCCGTGGATGCCGAACAGCCGCGGTCAGGGCCGCGGGAACAGCGGCTTCTACCTGCAAGACCGGTACGAAGTCCAGGTGCTGGACAGCTTCGGGTTGAAGGGCGAGAACAACGAGTGCGGCGGCGTCTACACGCAGTACGCCCCGACCGTGAACATGTGCTTCCCGCCGCTGGAGTGGCAGACCTACGACATCGACTTCACCGCCGCCGCGTTCGACGCCGACGGCAAGAAGACCGCCCCCGCCCGGCTGACGCTGGTGCATAACGGCGTGAAGGTCCACGACAACGTCGAACTCAAGGGCCCGACCGGCGGCGGCCAGCCCGAAAAGGCGACCCCCGGCCCGATCCAACTCCAGAACCACGGCGACCCGCTCGCCTACCGGAACATCTGGGTCGTCGAGAAAAAGTAA
- a CDS encoding DUF3754 domain-containing protein — MAIHPDREHFIPLRASDLVDALCTRAGPADGQHLNLVDQNEFRRFARAAAAHVHAQYRDNLDRLKTAYAPFDPDTDLKTVAPPTDAARDAALDGLFDGIAHLLEKANYTQMTREEFVSVMEGASDWGVDMDVAWAAFDRLEVFVRGIGHTRRFRRKWYRLWRREEIAVPTFRRVLVAVKQRPHPRLGVGADTRSVFLKLFKDIPRMDVEMLLPATRVKMPKFDRVKLGGSISSSVGYGVYKLSTLSFDAMMAALSGAAGVLGVMTLATPIAVLLGYGYSTYASFVTQKQTYLYNLAQSLYYQNLDNNAGVIYRMLDEAEEQELREILLAYFYLWRFAGDGGWTAAELDDYVELDLERLLETEVDFEIEDALGKLVALGLVTQDGDRYAALPVAAARDRFAALWGRLGAADESAVCELVG, encoded by the coding sequence ATGGCGATTCACCCCGACCGCGAACACTTCATCCCGCTCCGGGCGTCCGACCTCGTCGACGCGCTCTGCACGCGCGCCGGACCGGCCGACGGCCAGCACCTCAACTTGGTTGATCAGAACGAGTTCCGGCGGTTCGCCCGCGCGGCCGCCGCGCACGTCCACGCCCAGTACCGGGACAACCTCGATCGACTGAAGACCGCGTACGCCCCGTTCGACCCGGACACCGACCTCAAGACGGTCGCCCCGCCGACGGACGCCGCCCGGGACGCCGCGCTCGACGGGCTGTTCGACGGCATCGCCCACTTGCTGGAGAAGGCGAACTACACCCAGATGACGCGCGAGGAGTTCGTCAGCGTCATGGAAGGGGCGAGCGACTGGGGCGTGGACATGGACGTGGCGTGGGCCGCGTTCGACCGCCTGGAGGTGTTCGTCCGCGGCATCGGCCACACCCGCCGGTTCCGGCGGAAGTGGTACCGCCTCTGGCGGCGCGAGGAGATCGCGGTCCCGACCTTCCGGCGCGTCCTGGTGGCCGTGAAGCAGCGGCCGCACCCGCGGCTCGGGGTGGGCGCGGACACGCGGAGCGTCTTCCTCAAGCTGTTCAAGGACATCCCGCGCATGGACGTCGAGATGTTGCTCCCGGCCACGCGGGTCAAGATGCCGAAGTTTGACCGGGTCAAGCTCGGCGGGTCGATCTCGAGTTCGGTCGGGTACGGGGTGTACAAGCTCAGCACGCTCTCGTTCGACGCCATGATGGCGGCCCTGTCCGGCGCGGCGGGCGTGTTGGGCGTGATGACCTTGGCGACACCGATTGCCGTCCTCTTGGGGTACGGGTACAGCACGTACGCGAGCTTCGTCACCCAGAAGCAGACGTACCTCTACAACCTCGCGCAGAGCCTGTACTACCAGAACCTCGACAACAACGCCGGGGTGATTTATCGGATGTTGGACGAGGCCGAGGAGCAAGAGTTGCGGGAGATCCTGCTCGCGTACTTCTACCTCTGGCGGTTCGCCGGCGACGGCGGGTGGACGGCGGCCGAACTCGACGACTACGTCGAACTCGACCTCGAACGCCTGCTCGAAACGGAAGTCGACTTCGAGATCGAAGACGCGCTCGGCAAGCTCGTCGCCCTCGGGCTCGTAACCCAGGACGGCGACCGGTACGCCGCGCTGCCGGTCGCGGCCGCGCGGGACCGGTTCGCGGCCCTGTGGGGCCGACTCGGGGCGGCGGACGAGTCGGCGGTCTGCGAGCTGGTGGGGTAA
- a CDS encoding serine/threonine protein kinase: protein MAIDKIGKFSVLATLGAGAHSSILRIRREADGREYALKLVSVDGNDEKKFLEQAKLEYRVGQMLDHPALVKVYCFETESDWLFRVKKAKLLVEFVPGQTLDKVPLLKMAKLLRVLEKAAAGLVHMHKAGVVHADLKPNNMMLGRGTNVKILDYGLSWIKGEPKDRVQGTPEYMAPETVQHKIINERTDIYNFGATMYRLVTFKLPPPVLPGIEGMGPDEKMFTSQLKPVQSLNPIAPKELSALIHSCLNFNAHKRPERMSQVQSVLDRLAEAYEAKLSPAELEEE, encoded by the coding sequence ATGGCAATCGACAAGATCGGTAAGTTCTCGGTTCTTGCCACCCTCGGTGCCGGCGCCCACAGTAGCATTCTCCGCATCCGGCGGGAGGCGGACGGGCGGGAGTACGCGCTCAAACTGGTCTCGGTCGATGGCAACGACGAGAAAAAGTTCCTCGAACAAGCCAAACTCGAATACCGCGTCGGCCAAATGCTCGACCACCCCGCGCTCGTGAAGGTCTACTGCTTCGAGACCGAGTCGGACTGGCTGTTCCGGGTGAAGAAGGCCAAGCTGCTGGTGGAATTCGTGCCCGGCCAGACGCTCGACAAGGTGCCGCTCCTGAAGATGGCCAAGCTGTTGCGGGTACTTGAAAAGGCGGCGGCCGGGCTCGTCCACATGCACAAGGCCGGCGTCGTCCACGCCGACCTGAAGCCGAACAACATGATGCTCGGCCGCGGGACGAACGTCAAGATTCTCGACTACGGGCTGTCGTGGATCAAGGGCGAGCCCAAGGACCGCGTGCAAGGGACGCCGGAGTACATGGCCCCGGAAACCGTCCAGCACAAGATCATCAACGAGCGCACCGACATCTACAACTTCGGGGCGACGATGTACCGCCTCGTCACGTTCAAACTCCCCCCGCCGGTCCTGCCCGGCATCGAAGGGATGGGTCCGGACGAGAAAATGTTCACCAGCCAACTGAAGCCGGTCCAGTCCCTCAACCCGATCGCCCCCAAAGAACTCAGCGCGCTGATCCATTCCTGCCTGAACTTCAACGCCCACAAGCGGCCCGAGCGGATGAGCCAGGTCCAGAGCGTCCTCGACCGCCTCGCGGAAGCGTATGAGGCCAAACTGTCCCCGGCCGAGCTTGAGGAAGAATAA
- a CDS encoding histidine phosphatase family protein — translation MIARFVVVVLVLVLASYSGTAGAQNAAKAHPSVVLVIRHAEKPPADDMSVDLNAAGKARAKNLFKLFEKSPSRPDPFPKPDFIFATKNSKNSHRPVETVTPLSEKLRLPIEHQSKNEGFAQLANELFGQAKYSGKIVLICWHHGEMPDLVTSLKAEPVPPKLKPAVFDRVWQIRYDAKGNGKLTDLPQHLMPDDSDK, via the coding sequence ATGATCGCCCGATTCGTTGTCGTCGTCCTCGTACTCGTACTTGCTTCGTACTCGGGCACAGCCGGCGCTCAGAACGCAGCCAAGGCGCACCCCAGTGTGGTGCTGGTGATTCGCCACGCGGAAAAGCCGCCCGCGGACGACATGTCTGTCGACCTGAACGCGGCCGGAAAAGCGCGAGCGAAGAACCTCTTCAAGTTGTTTGAGAAATCCCCGTCTCGCCCCGACCCGTTCCCCAAGCCCGATTTCATTTTTGCCACCAAAAATTCCAAAAATAGCCACCGGCCCGTGGAGACGGTGACGCCGCTCTCCGAGAAACTCCGTCTGCCGATCGAACATCAGTCTAAAAATGAGGGATTCGCCCAGTTGGCGAACGAACTATTTGGGCAGGCGAAATACTCTGGCAAGATCGTCCTGATCTGCTGGCACCACGGAGAGATGCCGGACCTCGTGACGAGCCTCAAAGCCGAGCCGGTGCCCCCGAAGCTCAAGCCCGCCGTCTTCGACCGGGTCTGGCAAATCCGCTACGACGCCAAGGGGAATGGGAAGTTGACCGACCTGCCCCAGCACCTGATGCCGGATGACTCGGACAAATAG
- a CDS encoding class I SAM-dependent methyltransferase, with protein MPPAHIDPHLLAARELLRPPAVRACSRGLEPFSRSWFEELEIKRYGPHGGWVRRVLEFTRHSNESLLMLNPGIGSDALQYQRHNTQVTVCVTPSDHPEIIRRNFDLRGLSLRLVHTTHDAGLPFDRGTFDLAYLNLLYTPPANLASQVAELYRILKPGGKIFVLAPARFDAGFWQHLVLPFRRWYRPPVHFTDAPRYSARGLRRVLAPFAEHRTAKRHLRRSELPHLWRFAPVSVLERFMGRVLILRAFKPVTAALEHLTIDSAA; from the coding sequence GTGCCACCCGCGCATATCGACCCGCACCTGCTCGCCGCCCGGGAATTGCTCCGGCCGCCCGCGGTGCGGGCGTGTAGCCGGGGGCTGGAGCCATTTTCCCGGAGCTGGTTCGAGGAACTCGAAATCAAGCGGTACGGGCCGCACGGCGGCTGGGTGCGCCGGGTTCTGGAATTCACCCGCCACTCGAACGAATCCCTGCTCATGCTCAATCCGGGCATCGGCTCGGACGCGCTCCAGTATCAACGCCACAACACCCAGGTTACGGTCTGCGTCACGCCCAGCGATCACCCCGAGATCATTCGCAGAAACTTCGACCTTCGCGGCCTGTCGCTCCGGCTCGTTCACACAACCCACGATGCCGGGCTGCCGTTCGACCGCGGGACGTTCGATCTGGCGTACCTGAATTTACTGTACACGCCGCCCGCGAATCTCGCGTCGCAAGTCGCCGAACTCTACCGGATTCTTAAGCCCGGTGGCAAAATCTTCGTCCTCGCCCCGGCCCGATTCGATGCCGGCTTCTGGCAGCACCTCGTCCTGCCATTCCGCCGGTGGTACCGACCGCCGGTTCACTTTACCGACGCCCCGCGGTACTCCGCCCGCGGTCTCCGCCGCGTACTCGCGCCGTTCGCCGAACACCGGACGGCCAAACGGCACCTCCGCCGGTCCGAACTGCCGCACCTCTGGCGATTCGCCCCGGTCAGCGTTCTCGAACGGTTCATGGGCCGCGTGCTGATTCTGCGGGCCTTCAAACCCGTCACGGCCGCCCTCGAACACCTCACCATCGACTCGGCTGCCTGA